A single window of Bos javanicus breed banteng chromosome 19, ARS-OSU_banteng_1.0, whole genome shotgun sequence DNA harbors:
- the NOG gene encoding noggin has product MERCPSLGVTLYALVVVLGLRVAPAGGQHYLHIRPAPSDNLPLVDLIEHPDPIFDPKEKDLNETLLRSLLGGHYDPGFMATSPPEDRPGGGGVAAGGAEDLAELDQLLRQRPSGAMPSEIKALEFSEGLAPGKKQRLSKKLRRKLQMWLWSQTFCPVLYAWNDLGSRFWPRYVKVGSCFSKRSCSVPEGMVCKPSKSVHLTVLRWRCQRRGGQRCGWIPIQYPIISECKCSC; this is encoded by the coding sequence ATGGAGCGCTGCCCCAGCCTGGGGGTCACCCTCTACGCCCTGGTGGTGGTCCTGGGGCTGCGGGTGGCACCGGCCGGCGGCCAGCACTATCTCCACATCCGCCCGGCTCCCAGCGACAACCTGCCCCTGGTGGACCTCATCGAACACCCGGACCCTATCTTTGACCCCAAGGAGAAGGATCTGAACGAGACGCTGCTGCGCTCGCTGCTCGGGGGCCACTACGACCCGGGTTTCATGGCCACCTCGCCCCCCGAGGACCggccgggcgggggcggggtggcggCCGGGGGCGCCGAGGACCTAGCCGAGCTGGACCAGCTGCTGCGGCAGCGGCCGTCGGGGGCCATGCCGAGCGAGATCAAAGCGCTGGAGTTCTCCGAGGGCTTGGCCCCAGGCAAGAAGCAGCGCCTGAGCAAGAAGCTGCGGAGGAAGTTACAGATGTGGCTGTGGTCGCAGACCTTCTGCCCGGTGCTGTACGCGTGGAACGACCTGGGCAGCCGCTTCTGGCCGCGCTACGTGAAGGTGGGCAGCTGTTTCAGCAAGCGCTCGTGCTCGGTGCCCGAGGGCATGGTGTGCAAGCCGTCCAAGTCCGTGCACCTCACGGTGCTGCGGTGGCGCTGTCAGCGGCGCGGGGGCCAGCGCTGCGGCTGGATTCCCATCCAGTACCCCATCATTTCCGAGTGCAAGTGCTCATGCTAG